The DNA region TTATATCAAAGCTTTTATGCCGAATACAGCTCCTATTCCTTACAGCAATTACGGACCTTGCTGGATGAGCGGGTTACCCTGTGGTGTGCCTGGATCGCCGGGTTAAGTGAGGCCGAATTGTTTACTCCCGGTGTGCGCCGCTGGACGGTGACCAGCGCCAACTGGCCGCTGTGGAAATGGCTGCACATTAACTCGGTCGCCCCCTTCATGAGCTTTAGAACGAAAATCCGAAAGTGGAAGAAGAACTTATGAGCTTTTATTTAGATGGATATGCCCAGATGTTGAATTTTTTGCTTTCCGGCACGCTATTAGGGTTGGTATCCGGTATTTCGCCAGGTCCGCTGTTTGCCATGGTTATTTCCCAGACGTTACAGTACGGTCTGCGGGAAGGGGCTAAGCTGGCCCTTTCCCCGCTGATCACCGATTTGCCGATTGTTTTGGGGTCGGCATTGGTATTGTCTAATTTGTATGGACACAAATCGCTGCTGGGAATGATCTCATTGGCTGGTGGCTTGTTTTTGTTATTCATGGCCTGGGGAAATTTGAAAACTGAAGGGATCGGCCAGTCCTTTGCCGAGGGGGAGACAAACTCCCTGGTAAAGGGTGTGATGATTAACGCCTTAAGCCCCCATCCCTATCTATTTTGGATTACCGTGGGGACGCCGCTGCTGGTCGCTGCCTATGTGCAAAGCAGCTGGTATGCCGGCGGCTTTCTTGTCAGTTTCTATGCGGCGCTGGTTGGGGCAAAGCTGTTGCTGGCCGTGTTGGTAAACCACTCCCGGAATCTTTTACAAGGCAAGGCTTATTTGTATACGATGAAATTTCTGGGGTTGGTCTTGTTTGTTTTTGCCATCATTCTTTTTAAAGACGGGATTGATTTTATAAGAGGATAGGGAGTGAAGACAGACTACTAGTCTGAAAATACACCACAGTCCTTTCAAAGGGGGAATATAGATGCTGCATGTCGGAATTTTTCTGTTTAACGACGTAGAACTGTTGGACTTTGCCGGACCTTATGAGGTTTTCACTGTAGCGGTTGGGCTGCAGGAGGGGCTGGTGGGCCGGGTATTTACGATTAGTGAAGACGGGGCGGCTGTCCGGTCGGTCAATGGGCTGCAGGTTATACCGGATTATGCGTTTAACGATCATCCACCCATAGACGTGCTGGTTGTGCCAGGAGGAAATGGGACGAAAGCGGAAATGAATAAATCTAAAGTTTTGCAATGGCTAAAAAAACAATATGAAGCTTCCCGCCTTACTATGTCTGTTTGTTCCGGCACCAGACTGCTGGGCAAATTGGGTTTGCTTGATCATTTAACCTATACGACCCACCATGAAGTTATGCCCGATATGGCGACTATTGCTCCGCTGGCGACGGTGGAAAAAGGCGTAAGGTTTGTTGATAACGGCAAGCTTCTGACCTCTGCCGGAATTTCCGCCGGTATAGAACTGTCACTTCATTTGGTGGCAAAGCTGTGGAGAAAAGAAATTGCCCATCGCACAGCTATATATATGGAGTATGGAAACTGGGAAGAATTGCGTCGTAAATAAAAGGGCAATTCGATAAAAGTAGGATATTTATATACAAGAGAGTTAAAGCAAGCTGCTTTTTGCGAATAAAACGGGAAATGACAGAGGAATAAAAGTTTTTTCATGGTGGCGGTATTTAGACGGAAGGCTGCTTAAAAAAGCAATATATTCAACCGGAGGAGAGGTATTGCTATGAAAATTGAGCATGTCGCATTATATACCAATCGTTTAGAAGAATTGAAAGAGTTTTATACGACATATTTTAATGGCGAAGCAAACAATAAGTATGTAAATTCGCTAAAGGGCTTCGAGTCGTATTTTATTACCTTTGAATCAGGTGCCAGGCTGGAGCTTATGCGCCAACAGGGCATGGCGGAACGCAGCGCCAATACGGCTATAGGATTAGTCCATCTTGCCTTTTCAGTTGGCAGCAAAGAGAAAGTCGACGAATTAACCCAAAGATTGGAACAAGACGGCTTCAAAAGAATCAGCGGCCCCCGTTTAACGGGAGATGGTTATTACGAAAGTTGTATGTCGGACCCCGATAGCAATCTGGTGGAAATAACAATATAGGAAGAACGCTAGTGTTAGAAAGGAGAATGTAATGTTAGCGGATTATCATATTCATACACGACATTCCAACGATTCGTCCTATCCTATGCAAGATATGATTGAACAGGCAATCCGTTTGGGTCTGGAAGAGATTTGTATTACGGAGCATGCAGACTATCTTAGAAATGATCTTACCTACATAGTCAATTATGAAGAGTATCTGGCAGAATACCGCTGCCTTAAAGCTAAATATCGGGATCAGATCCGTATCCGGTTTGGAGTGGAGTTCGGCGTGCAAATGCATACGATCAAAGAATTTGAGCGTGATTTTGCCGCCTATCCGTTCGACTTCGTTATTTTATCAAACCATCAGATTGATGATCAGGAATTTTGGACAGGCGAGTATCAACAGGGAAAAACACAGCGAGAATACAACCGGGGATACTATCAGGCCATATTAGACGTAATTTCAAACTTTAAAAGCTATAGTGTCTTAGGTCATTTAGATATGATAAAGCGTTATGACCGGGCAGGCATATTCGATGACAAGATGAATGAGAAACTGATAAAAGACATTTTAAAATTGACCATTGCCGACGGCAAAGGGCTGGAGGTCAATACTTCCTGTTTTCGTTACGGACTGCCGGACCTTACCCCGTCGCGTACTATTTTAAGCTGGTATTATGAACTGGGCGGGACCATCCTTACGTTCGGTTCCGATTGTCATGAGGAAAACCAGTTGGGTAAGCAGCTTTTATATGCGAGAGAAGAGTTAAAGAAGATAGGGTTTAGACAGTTTTGTACCTTTGATAGAATGAATCCTATTTTCCACGGCCTATAGTGTGGTTTTCATAAATAAGACTCTAGCTAAAATATGTATTTTGGCAGGAGCTTCTTGGTTTTACAGGAATGTTATTTTTGTACTCCTATTTTAACGAGAGCAGAAGGGGGAGTTTTTATCATGTCGGATTTTATTACGCCGCCTGGACATATGAAGTTTCAGGCCAAGATGCTGGCTACAGATTTAAACGCTACCATATTGGATTCGGCAGTAGCCTATGTAGAGCCGGGTGGAGGCGGCCCGGCACCGTCGCATACGCATGAGAAGGATCACCTTTTTATAGTAGTTGACGGGTGCGCTACCATCAAGTTAGAAAATGAATCGGTTGTTTTAAAGAAGGATGAAACCTTATATGTAAAGGGTGCTGTCGAACACTCTGTATGGAACGAAACGAATCAATCATTAAAAATCATAAAGATAAATTGTATTCATAAATAGTCAAGCGTATTAATTTTGACGATAGAGTATCTTTTATAGCCCAAGAAGTGCTGACCTACAACATACTAAACAGGAAGTGGCCTGTTGCTTTGGGGGAGAACTAGTTATTCAATAAGGTAACCGACGGAGCCGCCAATTCCTGAGCATTTGTACCGGCTATTACTGTACATTACAAGCCATATAGATTTGTCTTTCCCAGTACCAGTGTTTATGTTGAGAACCCTGGGCAAACGGTTATAAAATAAGTATAAAAAAATGGAGCATGGTAGCTCCATTTTTTATACTTATTTTTCAGATACCGCTTGGTGCTTGGCATATAGGTAAATCTGACTTTGACAAGCTGTCTCAGATGTCACGGGCAGTGGAAGTTAGCTTGTCTGATCATTTTTTTACTTAATTATACAATAGGGTGTAGCGCAAGGAGCATCCAACAACAGTTTTAACTCTTCATCCAATTTTATCAATGTAATGGACATGCCCACCATGTCCATGGAAGTTGCATAGTTACCGACAAAGGATGCATGTACCGTTATTTCATGCTGTGCTAAAATTTGCGCAACCCGTCGATAGACAATATGTAGATCCATCAGGGGGAGTCCGCCCAACCCATTTACCAGGACATTGACTTCGTCCCCTTTCCAGAAGGGAAGGTCATTTAATATATAGGGCATAATTTTTTCAACGACCTTATCGGCTGCTTCTAATTTACCACGCTCGACACCCGGTTCGCCATGGATACCCATACCGATCTCCATATCGCCATCTTCCATTTTAAAAATCGGGCCGCCGATTGCGGGCAGGGTGGCTGATGAAAGCGCTACGCCCATAGATCGGGTATGATTATTTGCATGGATTGCAGCAGCTTTTACTTCATCCAAGCTGGCTCCTGTATCAGCTTTTGCGGCAGCTGCCTTGAATACGAAGAAGTCACCGGCAACGCCCCGCCGGCTGGAAAATGTTTTGGATGAGAATACATCGTCTGTTACTAATACGGTTTCTACCCGGATACCATCGGCTTCTGCCATTTCCACGGCCATATCAAAATTCATAACATCACCGGCGTAGTTTCCGTACAAGAACAGGCAGCCTTTTCCGGTATCGACAGCCTTGACGGAATTATAGCAAGGTTCCGGTGAGGGAGATGTATTGATGTTGCCAATGACTGCCGCATCTGCGAAGCCGGGGCCTACATAGCCTAAAAATAGGGGCTCATGCCCGGAACCGCCGCCGATAATAACGCCGACTTTATCTTTTACGGGTGCCGTTTTACTGACCACAACCCGCCCGTCGTGATCCAGCAGTGTAACGTATTTGCTATGGGCTAAAACAAAACCTTCTAACATTTCTTCCACCACGTTGTAAGGATCATTTACCAATCTTCTCATAACAAAACCTCCATAAAACGTTAATGTTTTAATGCCAGGAATAAGGTAACCCAGCCAAGGGGTTTGTTTCACCTCCCGCTACGTGAATTTACGTAAAACGCCAGCCGGAAACAGTGCGGCGTTTTATGTGATCTTTTAACCGGAGACTTCACAAAGTGCTGATAATATTATGGTATAATTTGCCAGTAGTACTTGTTATATTATATGGTAACTGATAATCCGGAAGAACCAGAAGGACAACTGTATAAAAAGACTTGGTAAATGAACTTTTAAAAGCAAGCGAGAACCTCTTTGTAAGGTCTGATAGTAAGTATTGCATGGGGTTCTCCTTGAATAGGTGCAGGAAAGGCATAAAATCAAACAGATGCCAATTCCATTTATAAAGGTATGTTGTTTTAGCGACCTATCTTGTGCGTGGTGTCCGCTATTTGTGGCGGAGTACTTTTTCGATCTGGCCGAGATAAATCCTATGAAAGGTTGTAGAATCTCTATAATATTCTTTAAACAGTTGCTGTGAATCAAATTGATCCTTTTCTACATCGGTATGATACACTTTTTTGCAGATAAAAATTGTTTTTGCCTCTTCAAAAAGAACTGTGTTTTCGAATGGAAGGGGATGCAGCCCCGATTCGGCCAGCTTATTACCTTCATTGCCATGCATTTTACCGCAAATCTGTAGGGCTGGATGCTGTGGAATATCGAAGAAAGATACTGTAAAGTAGTCATTGTTCGCTAAAAATTGATAGGAATACCTGTCGGGATGAACATATACCTGCATCATCGGCTTGAGAAAAAATTTCCCGCACATAACTCCGGTAATTGTCATCATGTTAAACCGCTCTTTGGTTCCGGCAGTTAAAAGCGCCCATTCCTCTATTTTCGTAAAAGGGTTAAAATCAAACTGTTTAAGCGTTACTTCCTCGAAATTCATAAAATATCCTCCTTGTGATAAATATTTAGTCCCAGTGTCTTAGAGTAAGCTGTGAGTGACGGGAGCAAAGGACAAGAGTATAGGCCATGAAGGTCTGATTGCTGTAATTCATGGCGCACTGGTCAGCGAACTAGAACGGTCAAGTATATATTCAATCCATGAAATGTTTGTATTATATAAGTATATACCTTCTGGAAAATCAATAGTATAATAGGTTGCAAAATTTCAGTTTTTGTGTCATGCCTATAGAGGCTTTTACTTTTGGTCATAGGCAGCACTTTCTATAAGGAGGCCCCTCATGTACCTACTGGCTGCGAACAGTAAAAAACCGCTCTATCAACAGCTTTACCAGCAAATGCGGGCTAAAATTTTAAGCGGTGAACTCAATGCACAGGCCAAGTTGCCCTCCAGCCGCCGTCTTGCGTCAGAGCTCCATATCAGCCGTAATACGGTGGATACCGCTTATCAGCAGCTCTTATCCGAAGGCTATATTGTGGGAAAAAGCCGTAGCGGCTATTATGTGGAAACACTTCGCAACACTAAATTGTCCGCCTTTGCGGAAGCGGCTCCGGATATGCCTTCCGGCCAATCGCAGCCGGACGGAATCTTATACGATTTCCGGTATGGTAATTTAAGCCCGCAAGTTTTTCCCTTTGGCCAATGGCAGCGGTTAACCAATCTCTGTCTGCGACAGGATAAAGATCAATTTTTAAATTACAGTGACGTTAGGGGTGAACCGGGACTACGCCAGGAACTGGTAAAATATTTGCATGAATACCGGGATGTCCGTTGTACCGCCGATCAAATATGGATTACTTCCGGAACGATTCCCTGCCTGATGCTTATCTGTCAGCTCCTTCGAACGGAGGCAAGTGCCATTGCCATGGAAGATCCGGGTTTCGCTGCTGCCCATTTGGCTTTTACCAATTATGGCTTTCAGGTGCCACTTATTCCGGTTAACAGCCACGGCATCAATGTTAAAGTCCTGCGGACTGTAACCGCTCAGGCGGCTTATGTGACTCCTTCGCACCAATTTCCGACGGGCCGTATTATGTCCATAACCAGGCGTTTGCAGCTTATTGACTGGGCCTTTGACCAGGATGCGCTGATTATTGAAGATGACTACAACTGCCATTTGCGCTATGACGTAAAACCGGCCCCGGCTTTGCAGGGCCTGGCGCCGGATAAGGTAATCTACATTGGCAGCTTTTCTAAAATTCTTTCGCCGTCCCTGCGGGTTGCCTTTATGGTATTGCCGGAAAAATTAGCGTTAAGTCTGCGGCAGAAAACAGAAAACTATGCCTGCTCGGTGCCGCTGCTCATCCAAAAACCTCTGGAACGGTTTTTACAGGAGAATCTCTTTGAGAGTCACATGCGGAAACTACTCCGTCATTTTAAGAAAAAGAGAGATAGCCTACTGCAGGCTTTACAAGAGCATTTCGGGGACACCATCACAGTGTCCGGAGTAAATGCCGGCCTCCATATCCTGCTGCAGCTCAATCAGCCGGTGTCCTCACAGGAACTGGTAGCCAGAGCGGCTAGGGCCGGTGTAGCTATTAACGGCGATAATCTCTGGGTGGAAGCCACCCCAGGAAAAGCGCACCGCGTTCTTTTGGGTTTCGGTGCCATTGCCAATGAGGATATTGATCCGGCGGTCCGTTTATT from Propionispora hippei DSM 15287 includes:
- a CDS encoding cupin domain-containing protein, which translates into the protein MSDFITPPGHMKFQAKMLATDLNATILDSAVAYVEPGGGGPAPSHTHEKDHLFIVVDGCATIKLENESVVLKKDETLYVKGAVEHSVWNETNQSLKIIKINCIHK
- a CDS encoding dihydroxyacetone kinase subunit DhaK, encoding MRRLVNDPYNVVEEMLEGFVLAHSKYVTLLDHDGRVVVSKTAPVKDKVGVIIGGGSGHEPLFLGYVGPGFADAAVIGNINTSPSPEPCYNSVKAVDTGKGCLFLYGNYAGDVMNFDMAVEMAEADGIRVETVLVTDDVFSSKTFSSRRGVAGDFFVFKAAAAKADTGASLDEVKAAAIHANNHTRSMGVALSSATLPAIGGPIFKMEDGDMEIGMGIHGEPGVERGKLEAADKVVEKIMPYILNDLPFWKGDEVNVLVNGLGGLPLMDLHIVYRRVAQILAQHEITVHASFVGNYATSMDMVGMSITLIKLDEELKLLLDAPCATPYCIIK
- a CDS encoding ClbS/DfsB family four-helix bundle protein, which gives rise to MREYQDKAELLATIEKTYRLFAGEFDEVPADKINVRLPAVDKTPQEMLAYQLGWLALVMSWEQDELQGKTVVTPSPDYKWNQLGLLYQSFYAEYSSYSLQQLRTLLDERVTLWCAWIAGLSEAELFTPGVRRWTVTSANWPLWKWLHINSVAPFMSFRTKIRKWKKNL
- a CDS encoding histidinol-phosphatase HisJ family protein; the protein is MLADYHIHTRHSNDSSYPMQDMIEQAIRLGLEEICITEHADYLRNDLTYIVNYEEYLAEYRCLKAKYRDQIRIRFGVEFGVQMHTIKEFERDFAAYPFDFVILSNHQIDDQEFWTGEYQQGKTQREYNRGYYQAILDVISNFKSYSVLGHLDMIKRYDRAGIFDDKMNEKLIKDILKLTIADGKGLEVNTSCFRYGLPDLTPSRTILSWYYELGGTILTFGSDCHEENQLGKQLLYAREELKKIGFRQFCTFDRMNPIFHGL
- a CDS encoding LysE family translocator produces the protein MSFYLDGYAQMLNFLLSGTLLGLVSGISPGPLFAMVISQTLQYGLREGAKLALSPLITDLPIVLGSALVLSNLYGHKSLLGMISLAGGLFLLFMAWGNLKTEGIGQSFAEGETNSLVKGVMINALSPHPYLFWITVGTPLLVAAYVQSSWYAGGFLVSFYAALVGAKLLLAVLVNHSRNLLQGKAYLYTMKFLGLVLFVFAIILFKDGIDFIRG
- a CDS encoding VOC family protein; this encodes MKIEHVALYTNRLEELKEFYTTYFNGEANNKYVNSLKGFESYFITFESGARLELMRQQGMAERSANTAIGLVHLAFSVGSKEKVDELTQRLEQDGFKRISGPRLTGDGYYESCMSDPDSNLVEITI
- a CDS encoding flavin reductase, which codes for MNFEEVTLKQFDFNPFTKIEEWALLTAGTKERFNMMTITGVMCGKFFLKPMMQVYVHPDRYSYQFLANNDYFTVSFFDIPQHPALQICGKMHGNEGNKLAESGLHPLPFENTVLFEEAKTIFICKKVYHTDVEKDQFDSQQLFKEYYRDSTTFHRIYLGQIEKVLRHK
- the pdxR gene encoding MocR-like pyridoxine biosynthesis transcription factor PdxR; protein product: MYLLAANSKKPLYQQLYQQMRAKILSGELNAQAKLPSSRRLASELHISRNTVDTAYQQLLSEGYIVGKSRSGYYVETLRNTKLSAFAEAAPDMPSGQSQPDGILYDFRYGNLSPQVFPFGQWQRLTNLCLRQDKDQFLNYSDVRGEPGLRQELVKYLHEYRDVRCTADQIWITSGTIPCLMLICQLLRTEASAIAMEDPGFAAAHLAFTNYGFQVPLIPVNSHGINVKVLRTVTAQAAYVTPSHQFPTGRIMSITRRLQLIDWAFDQDALIIEDDYNCHLRYDVKPAPALQGLAPDKVIYIGSFSKILSPSLRVAFMVLPEKLALSLRQKTENYACSVPLLIQKPLERFLQENLFESHMRKLLRHFKKKRDSLLQALQEHFGDTITVSGVNAGLHILLQLNQPVSSQELVARAARAGVAINGDNLWVEATPGKAHRVLLGFGAIANEDIDPAVRLLRQAWLI
- a CDS encoding DJ-1/PfpI family protein, producing the protein MLHVGIFLFNDVELLDFAGPYEVFTVAVGLQEGLVGRVFTISEDGAAVRSVNGLQVIPDYAFNDHPPIDVLVVPGGNGTKAEMNKSKVLQWLKKQYEASRLTMSVCSGTRLLGKLGLLDHLTYTTHHEVMPDMATIAPLATVEKGVRFVDNGKLLTSAGISAGIELSLHLVAKLWRKEIAHRTAIYMEYGNWEELRRK